DNA sequence from the Paenibacillus physcomitrellae genome:
TTTACGTTTCGGCAAAGATCAATCGTTGACCGGAAGCTGGAATCAATGCCCGTCGGATTGGTCAATAAAGCGAACCTTTTTCCATTCAAAAGCTTCGACCCTAGTCTTGTCAGTTGGTCAGCCCCGGTCTGAACGATTCCTGTCATTTGTAATCCCCCTCTCCAACAAAGATATGGTAACTTTCTTTACACCGAAAATTATAACAGTATAAAACAAAATTTCAATATAAAATTTTACTTCAAAATTAACAACAAATTGCACGACACAAAAACATATATATTAGAATCTATTTTATAATATAACCCTGATAAACCTTTATTTTATAGTGATTCTTAATATTTTTCATCCCGATAAGTAATTATTTTTTTGAAATTTTATTTTACATAAATGGATTTTTGACTTATTCTATTAATGTATTGAAAATGAATGTAAATTACATCTTATGTGATATCTGGAGCGGAGGGACTATGAGACACGTCATCGGAATAGATGGAGGCGGTACAAAAACCGAATTACAAGTGGCCGACCTAAGCGGGGATACGCTGATAACCCTTGGCGGGGGCTCCAGCAACGTAAAAGCGGTGGGGTTAAAGCGGGTATTGGAAGTCGTTCATCTTATGTTAGAAGAAATTTATAAAAAACACGGTCTCTTACCGAAAGACTGCATAGGCATCTGCCTTGGACTAGCGGGCACCGAGCAACAGGATGAAAGAAACGTTGTTGCCTCCCATGTCCGCCATTACTTTGAGAAACAAGGCCATACGGATATTGGAATCCAGGTTACAAACGATGCCGAAATCGCACTTGCGGCCGCTTTCGGGAAGAACCGAGGAGTGATGGCTATCAGCGGCACCGGATCCATCGTTTTCGGCATTGCCTCATCGGGAGAGCATCACCGCACTGGAGGATGGGGGCATCTGTTGGGGGATAAAGGAAGCGGCTATGAAATCGGCCTCTCCTCCCTTCAAGCCGTCATGTTAAGCTTCGATGGAGTAAAACCTCCAACCCTGCTTACCCCTTTCATCTTAAGAAAGTTAGGACTATCTGCTCCGCCGGAGCTTAGAAGCGTCATGTATCAATCCCACATCGAGAAGAAACATATCGCCGAGCTAGCCGAAGCCTGCATCCAAGCCGCCGAAGAACAGGATACAGCCGCTTTGCACATCTTGTGCACGGCCGCTGAAGATTTAGCAGCTTTGACAGCGGCACTTCGCAGACAGGACCTCTCATTCTCTGGTGTCCCCCAAGGAGTAACGGGGTCGATCTTCAAACACTCTTCGTTATTCCTGAACTTTTATAAAGAACAGCTCGAGAAGCATTGCGGATCTGTCTCCATCATCCAAACCGAGCATCGACCTGTCTATGGAGCCGTGAATCTGGCGTTACGATTGAAGGAGGGACCATAATGAAAGAACAATTGCATATGCTGGCGACCGAGCAGCAGAATCCGAATACTCGACATATTGACCGCCAGCCCCCGGAAGAAATGTTACGTCTGATCAATCAGGAGGACCATCTTGTTCCCCAAATCATCGAGCAATGTATCCCTGAAATTGCAAAAGCTGTCGTTGCCATTAGGGATGCCTTTGCCGCTGGCGGAAGACTGCTTTATTATGGAGCCGGAACAAGCGGGCGTTTAGGCATTCTGGATGCGGCAGAATGCCCGCCCACTTACGGAACGCCTCCCGAGCAAATCGTCGGGATGATTGCCGGCGGACAGCAGGCCATCCAGCATGCCGTGGAGGGCGCTGAAGATAATGAAGAGGCAGGCAGGATTGACGTAGAGCAGATGAAAGTGACCGCCTTGGACGTGGTCGTCGGCATATCGGCCAGCGGGCGTACCCCCTACGTGGTCGGCGCGATGAAGAAGGCATCCGAGCTCGGCTGCACCGTAGTGGGGATTGCCAATAACCGCAACTCTGTTATGAAGCAGATTGCTACCATCATGATCGAGGCCGAGGTAGGCCCAGAAGCGATCCTCGGCTCGACCCGAATGAAAGCCGGAACGGCACAGAAGCTCATTCTGAACATGTTGACCACTTCATCCATGATTCTCAGCGGCAAGGTATACGACAACCTGATGGTAGATATGCAGCCATCCAACCTAAAGCTTGTTGACCGGGCCAAACGTCTCATCGCTTTGGCCACTGGAGCGGATGACCATACAATAGAGCAGGCCTACGAAGCCTCAGGCCGAAATATCAAAGCAGCTATCGTCATGATACAGTCCGACTCTCATCCCGATCAGGCCAGAACCCTACTGGTGCAGTCAGGCGGATTCGTCGAAGAGGCCATTCGAATGGCTCGGTCGGAGGTTTAGAAGAACCCAGCTGTGTCCAAAGTCTCCCCGCCCATTTGTAGTGCCAAGTTCATCTATGCTATCCTTTTAATACAAATATTTAAGGCAAAGGAGGAGAGCGCTTATGAGGCAACGCCGATTGGGTTTCAACCCTCTGAGGCTGCTGTGCTTGTTAGCGCTCTCCTTTGTCCTTTTCCTGACCCCTTCCCACAGCGCCGCGGCGGCTGCCGTTTCTTCGTTCACCTGGGTTCATCCGATTGCGGAAACCAGTGACAGGACAGAATCCGAGGAAATGGAGAATTCCGTTCAGTTCCGTCCCGTTGTCCGCGCGTCCCTTCAGCATGTCCTCAAAGATACCCTGCGCTTTGCAGCGATGTTCCTGCTCATTCTATCTTTGCTGTGCTCCGCTTATCAGGCCTTATCTCTCATGGCCTTCCGCCCCATTATTTCAGGACGTATCAAACGAATCATGCTCCACCCTGTTAAATTCACCTCCAGATTTGTGGTTTAAATTCCTCTACAACCTATTCGGATGTTCCGGTATCCCGTTTAATGAAGCCCGATTTTGAAGCCAATTTTTTTGAAGGTATTCACGGGCCTGCCTTCATGCTGCCATTTTTCGAATTTCGATGCTGCACCTAAAGATATAAACGCTGGAACCGGAGGAATATAAACTTGAAACTGGAGGAAGATATAGATGAATTTGAAGGAAACCGACCTGCCGGGTATCGGCAAGAAATTTGTGATAGCCACCCGCAGCGGCGACAAGCTGGTGATTATCGTGCATGATGACGGAAGACGCGAGCTGTACCATTTTAATCATGACGATGCCGATGAAAGTATATCCATGGTTACGCTTGATGATGACGAAGCGAGACATATCTCCGCTATTGTGGGCGGGATCACCTATAAGCCCAAAGCACTGGAAACTATTGAAGTGGCACTGGATGATTTGATCATTGAATGGTACCGCATTGAAAGCGGCTTTAAATGCATCGGGCTTTCCATTGGCGAATTAAATGTAAGACAACAAAGCGGTGCAACCATCATTGCCTTGATCGACCCTAAAAAAGGGAAAACCATCAATCCGGGTCCAGATGTCGTCATTACAGAAGGCACGCTGTTAGTTGCCCTGGGCGAACGCCAGCATCAGAAGCAGCTCCGTCAAGTCCTCTTGAACGGAGGCGGTTAATTTGGACCATCTGATATTTGAAATCGGATTGGCTGTAGCTTTGATCGCCGTTGGGGGTTTCCTATCCGGCAAACTCAAATTTTCGGTCGTTCCGTTCTACATCCTCATCGGCATGGCTGTCGGACCACATGCGGGTCAAATCTGGCATCTGGACTTTCGATTTATCGAAAGTGCGCCGTTGATTGAATTTATGGGCCGAATCGGTGTATTGTTTCTACTTTTCTATTTAGGATTGGAATTTTCGATAGGACGGCTGATCAAATCAGGAAAATCCATTGCCGTTGGCGGAACCATTTACATTGTCATAAACTTTACGCTTGGACTTTTGTTTGGCTGGGGTGCCGGGTTCCCTCTTCAGGAAACGTTGGTCGTCGCCGGGATCACAACCATCTCTTCAAGCGCAATTGTGGCCAAGGTACTGGTTGACCTGAAACGAACGGCAAATCCTGAAACGGAAATGATCTTGGGGATCATTATGTTCGAAGACGTTTTTCTCGCCGTTTATATATCTATCTTATCCGGTCTGGTGCTCAGCGGGTCAACCACCCTTGGGGGCGTGTTATTGTCGGCCCTGTTGGCTCTTGGCTTCATGCTGACGCTCCTGATTGTCGGTCGCAAAGCCGTGCCTTTGCTGAATAAATGGCTGAACGTTTCCAGCAATGAGCTGTTTGCCTTGATTATCTTTGCTTTGCTGTTCATCATAGCCGGTTTCTCGGAGACTATTCACGTTGCCGAAGCGATCGGTGCGCTGCTGGTTGGCCTGATTCTCGCCGAAACCGAGCACGTCCACCGAATAGAACGCCTGATCATTCCGTTTCGGGACTTTTTCGGGGCGATCTTCTTCTTCAGCTTTGGCCTCACCATCGACCCTCTCGCCCTGGGAGGCGCCTTGTGGTATTCGCTTGGAGCGGTAATCGTGACTTTAATCGGCAACTTTATAGCAGGCATGATTGCCGGACGGAGCGCCGGCCTATCCGCTAAAGCTTCCTCCAATATTGGTTTAACGATCGTATCGCGGGGAGAATTCTCAATCATTGTCGCCAATTTGGGCAAAGCCGGCGGTCTTCTGCCGCTGATCCAGCCCTTTGCGGCTCTGTATGTGCTGATTCTGGCGATTCTCGGACCGCTTCTCACCAAAGAAAGCAAACATGTTTATAAGCTGCTGAACCGGATCTTCAAATGGGAGAAACGAAATCGGACGGAGGAGAAAGCAGCCTTAGGCGATGAACCAGCCGGCTAAGGCCTAGCTCAATACAGTTCCAGAACAATTCAATTTATTCAGCTCCTGAATAAATAAGCTCCTGAAGTTTCTGGATCCCGCTTCCTGCTCCGCCACTGGGAGGCTTATCATGGATACATTCCCGAATCCGGGTGAACTTTCCCCGATCGAAGCTTTGGAGACAACGGACGGCGAACCATTCATAGGGTTCATCTTTGTTGTAGCCGTTCTACTCTTCGTTTATATTTGCATGATCAAAAAGGCAGGCTTCGCCGCCCCCAAAACGGCGCGCATCTACTGCCACCAGCATACTGAGGTCGCTTTAGCAATCAAACAAAGGTTAAACCGCGAGGCCCGGTTAATTTCTCCACCGTCACAATCAGGCTCCAAAGCCCTGCTCTGCTGCGACACCAACCGGCTCGAAATCACCAGGCTTGCGGCCGTGGCTAAGCTGGCTGACCCGGCTTGCGATATCGAAATAACCGACTATTGAGTTCACGTCGTTCTAACTCTGTTAGAAACAAGTTGACAGAAACAAATCAAAACACGCTTGCTTGGGCCGATAGCCGTGCTTCAAGCAAGCGTGTTTTTTGGGGGGAAATGTACTTTGGAGCTTATATCCTTAAATTATTATCTTTACATCTTTATCTTACTGCCAGTATCAACACGGTATTGCGCTGCTTCAATCCACTGGCCCGCGGCAAAATCCCGCCCTTTAACCCGAACATGATCCGGATAAACCTCGACAAAAAATCCCTGACTCCCGGCCTTATGTTCATCTTCATCCGTCCACAAGTAAGCCACGGAGGCTGCGTTTAACATATGAGGCAGCTGCCCGCTTCCGCCGTCGAAATGGCAGTTGGGCGCTTCCATCTCCCAGTGAGTATGTCCGGTGAACAGAATAACTTGCGGATGTTTGGCCAATACGGCCTTCAGCTCTTGATCTTCCGTCACCCCGTACCATTCCTGTGCTTCATAAGAGCCCGAGGTGGTATTCATCAAAGGCTGGTGCAGAAATACAAAAACCGGCTTCCCCTCTTCAGCCTGCTCTTCCAGCTTTAGGTCCAGCCATTCAAGCTGCTCCGCCGATAAAGAGCAAAAGGTCATTAAACCCTTTTCCGTTCCCAGAAAAATAAAATGATGCCCCTTGATCCAATGGTCATGGTAAGGCCCCGGCATAGCCGTTGCGGCCAGAAATTTATCCAGACGGTCCGGCCAGACGCCGATTCCCAGACCCACATCATGGTTGCCCGTGGTGGATATAGGAAGGGGCAGCGTCCCGGCATGACGTCTCCAAATACGCTGCCATTCTTCATATTCCAGAGGAGAACCGTGATCGGTAACGTCTCCGACGTGCATGATTCCGTCCGTATCCGGCGCCTGTTCGGCAATATCCAGCAGCGCACGTTCCAGATTTTTATTGTAGGTATGACCGGGATCTTCCGTCACATGGGTATCGGTTATGACCTGAAAGGATAATAGAGGTCCTCCGTCTGCTCCAGCTGGATGGTTCGTTCTATCTATCATAATCGATCAGCCTCCTTTAATACTCATGTTTAAACCTACTATCCCGACAACAATGATAATGATCCATAACATTGCAGATAACGGCAGTTTCTCTTGAAACACGATAACTCCCGCCAGGGAGATCAAAACAATTCCGATGCCCGACCATGTTGCGTATACGATGCTGATCTTCATGTATTTCAGCGCATAATTCAAAAATGTAAAACTCGCTCCATAGAAAATAAACATCAGCATGGAAGGAATCCACCGGGCGAAGCCGTTCGACAGCTTCATGGACAATGTACCAGAGAGCTCCAGGACAATGGCCAATAGTAAGAACAACCACCCCATACCTTTTCCACCTTCCAGCACTTATCTCACTTGTTCTTTCAGGAACTCCAGCTCCGAATAGGATCTGATCACCCAATCAGCCTCCTGGAATTCTCCTCTACTCATGCCCTTGGGACTACCGCTGATATCAAGGCCAACCGCTAATGCTCCTGCAGCTTTGCCCATCATCATATCTCCGTTTGTATCGCCGATCACGACGGAGGTTTCCGGGCGAATACCCATTCTCCGGCAGGCTTCTTCCACCATATCCGGGAAGGGTTTACTTTGCTGAACCTGATCAGCTCCCATGCACACCGAGAAATAACAGCTAATACCCAGCCAATCCAGATGCTTAACTGCGGCAGCCGTTTCATCGGAGGTAACCAGCCCAACCGGCACTCCCGCTTCCCGGCAGTTCTCCAGAAACTCCAGCACGCCCGGCAGCAGCCGCACGGCTTTCTCCTGTTCAAGCGCAGTATCTGCCTCCAACCGGCACCGGGCGGCGAGCCTCTTGGCTTCTGCCCAGGACAGGCCTCTTCGAAAGCCTTCCCACGCCAGCAGCGTTAGAAGCTCCTCAAGGGTCCCCATGGAGAGGGGGCCGTTGCGGTCATAACCGCTGACGGCCCCTTGCTCATTTTTCCGAATTCCCCATCCGGCCAACATCCCGCTCACCAGAGGTTCTAACTGCCTTGCTTCCAGCTCCCTGGAGAATCGGGCGAGCAAAAGCTCGCCCCATCGTGCCCAGGTATACACAAAATCAAGAATGGTGCCGTCCTTATCAAGCAGAACGGCCTGAATCTTATAAACCTGTCCGCCAACCTTTACTTTAGGCATGGATGTTTCCTTCCGAGAGATATATGATTTCACTCTTTATTTGTTTAAAGCATCAAGCGCACGCTGTGCCGTCTCTTTGGCTTCCTTTAGCGCCTTCTCTGCCGGCGTATTGCCAATTTCTACTTTGTCCGCCGCAATCTTCAGGGCATCCACAATTTTTCCGCCGGTTGGATCCTGGAACGGTTCGGAACCATGCGTAGCTTGCTTAAGCGGAATCGTTGCCTGCGGATTTTGTTCACTATAGGCTACGAAATCCGGATTCTCAAGCGCAGACTGACGCACAGCAATGTATCCGGTATTCATCGACCAGAACGCCGTATTCTCCGGACTCATGAAGAACGTAAACCATTTTATCGCTGCCTGCTGCTGCTCCGGACTGGCTTTTGCCGGAATGCCTGCCAGAATGGCCTGAGCCACCGGCTTACCTGGACCTACACCTTCCCACCCCGGCTGTTCCATAGCGGCTACGACATTAAAGTCAAGATCGCCTTGGTCACCGCTGGAACCGGTATATCCGGCAGCTTGTCCTTTCATGACGTCATCAATCGTCTTATACCAATATTCCCAGCCTTGGCCGCCTGAATGGATACGCATGATTTTGTCTTCAAAAATCCACTTGCGGAACATATCCCAGGTTTCGATCCATTCCGGAGAATCGATCAGTACCGTTTTGCCGTCATCACTGATGATCTTACCACCTTTGCTGTATACCGCATCTATCAGGTTATCCGCGCCCCACATCGGTTCCCAGCCATAGAAGGTGGTTTTGTCTCCTTCTTTGACCGTCATTTTTGCAGCCGCTTCTCCAAGCTTCTCCCAGGTCGTCAGCTCTTCCGGTTTGATTCCGTTTTTCTCCAAAGCGTCCTTCCGGAAATACATCACCTGCGTAGTCCCGTACATCGGCAGGAAATATTGTTTCCCGTCTACCTTGCCTTGCTCAAGGAATGTCTGTACGACATCACTCGCATTAAAATCAGAATCTGCCGCGAGCAGATCATCCAGCGAGGCGTAATATCCTTTACGCGCCCAGTCGACGTTAGAGGACAAGACCGCTGCCGGAACGTTACCTGAGGCAATCGCCGCCTGAAGTTTCTGCTCCGTCTCGGAATAATCAGCCTGAACTACCGGCTTTACGATCACTTCCTGCTGGGAAGCGTTAAATTTATCGATTAAGGTCTGCATATTCTCACCCAGCTTGCCGCCAAGTCCATACCAGAATTCAATAGTAACGGGTTCCTTGGCAGGCTCGGTGGATGCCCCTCCGTTCGAACCGGTATTGGACGAGCTTGACTCTGTACCCGCTGCATCAGCTTGTCCGGCGTTGGCCCCTGAATGGGAACCGCAAGCTGCCAGGGAGAACACCGATAACAGCAGCAGCAAACTCAACAATGATTTTTTCAACTTCATCTCTTTTTTCCCTCCACTAATCTTTTTTTTTGCAAAACCGACGTAATAGCTTGGCTGGAAGCCGGGGATTAGTCCCCTTAACCTTTGGTAGCACCGGCAGACAGGTTAACGCTTCGCATGATGGTGTTCTGTGTAAAGGTAAACAGAATCAGCAGAGGAATAATGGTAAAGGCGCTTGCCGCCATAATGAGCGGCCACTTCAGCCCGTAAGCACCTCCCTCCACAAAAAAGCTGCGCAGGCCCGCCGATACGAGCTGCAGATTAGAGCTTTTGGTAATGAGCATCGGCCAGAAATAATTGTTGTACTGCTCGATGAAAGTAATCAATCCAAGTACGGAGAAAGATGCCCGCGTTAGTGGAAATAAAATCGTACTCAGGATTCGGAAATGGGAAGCTCCGTCTACCTGTCCCGCTTCAATCAATTCATGAGACACCTGCAGAAAGGCCTGACGGATCAGAAAGATCGAAAAGACACTTACGCAGTTGGATAAAATTAACCCGGTATAGGAATCCAGCAGTCCGAGTTTGCTCAATACGATATATCCAGGCAAGTAGACCGCAGTGGCGGGAATCATATATCCCAATAACACAATAGCCGTAAAAAAACCCTTCAGCCGGAACTTCATATGGGTCAGCGCATAAGCCATCATTCCCGAGTTCACCACCTGCAGGATGACGATAGAAACGGCCACAAAGACGCTGTTCAGGATATAACGGTCAAAAGCGGCTGCGTGCCAGGCTTCGGCAAATTGTTCCCATCTCGGCTGGTGCGGCCATAAGGTCGGGGGGAACTGCCAGATTTCATCGTTATTTTTTAAGGCGCTGGTAGCCATCCAATAGAATGGAAATGCCATAACCACCGAAGCAATGGCCAGCATGAAATGATTGAGAGATTTACCCAAGATTTTGTATCCCGTCATGGTTGTTTGCTCACTCCTTTCTAACAGACTTACGAATAATGCACGGTCCGGCGCCCCACCCAGAAAGAAAGCAGCGACAGGACAATACACCCGCCAACCAAGGTGACAGCTACTGAGGAAGCTTGGCCGATTTGAAATGACTCGAAGGCAGACTGATAATAGAGATACAGAAGCGTCCGGGTCGATCCGGCCGGTCCGCCTTGGGTGAGCACATTGATCTGATCATATGCTTGTATGGACTGGATCAGCTGCATGATCACCAGGAAGAAGGTAATCGGCGAGATCAGCGGCAGGGTTACATGCCAGAAACGGCGTACCCGGTTTGCCCCATCAAGCCCGGCGGCTTCCAGCAGATCCTTAGGAACATTCCGGAGCGCAACCAGATAGAAGACCATGGCCCAGCCGGCCGACTTCCAAATCGTAACCAGCAAAATGCCGACCAATGCCCAGTTGGAATCTTCCAGCCAACGTACTCCGGAGAACCCCACAGCCTTCAATAAGGTATTGGCCAGTCCAACATCCGGTTCAAAAATCCATGACCAAACGATCGAAACAGCAACCGTTGGGGTCACCCATGGCGAGAACAATAACACCCGGTAAATCGGGCCGCCTTTGATCTTTCCGTTTAGCAGAAGGGCCAGCCCGAGTCCCACGACCACAATCGGTATGACACTGCCCAGGCAAAACAAAATGGTGACTCTGAGCGATTGATAGAATGCCGGGTCCGCGAACAGCTCCTTGAAATTCCCCAGACCTACAAAGGTCTTGACAGGACTCATAAAATCCCATTCCATAAAACTTAGGTAGAAGACGTACCCAAGGGGGAAAAACCAGAACAACGCTAACGGAACCATAGCCGGTAAGGTAAAGAGCAGTGCTTTCAGCTCTTCTACCCATCTGAATCTTTTCATCTCTTCTCCTCTTGTTCAGTATTTTTTGAATATTATCTTTAAACAAGCTTTTTAACGCCATATTTCTTGTTTGTTCAAAAAATATTGTACGTTCATTCTTAGAGACAAGGGTTATCTCTACGTGAAAGTTAGATCAATTTTGTGTAAAATTTAGGAGTAGCAGGTGACTGCATTTTACCCAAGGCGGTGGAATTGTGAAGAAAGATCACTCCGGAAAAATGAAAGAGCCCTCCAGTCCTTCTGAAGAGCTCCGTTCAAAAGTCATAGACGCCATTGCCCAAACGATGGATTTGTATGGTGCCAATTATTCATATGGGCAGCTTTACGGCATTATGTTTTTTGAAGATCGTCCTATGACGCTCGAGGAAATGCAGGAATACATGAACATGAGCAAGAGCAGCATGAGTTATGCAGTCCGCTCTCTGATGGAATCCAGAATGGTGTCCAAGCTTGACGAGAAAGAGGAACGGAAAGATTTATATGTAGCGGAGACGGACTTTTTCAAAGCGTTCCAGTCCTTTTTTACAACCAAGCTGCAGCGGGAAATCGATGTCATGAGGCAAGTTATTTCCGAGGTCAGCCCCCAGCTGTCCGAAATCATTTTGGATATTGATACGCCGGAAGCCGAGCGGCAAGCCGGTTTAAAAGATCTGCACAAGCTGCGACACGCCGCCAACTACTATGAATGGCTGCAGCAATTTGTCGACGGCCTGCAGAACGGAACTTATTTTGATGATCTAAAACAAAGAGCTGTGGCGCTTAAACCTGATTCATCTAAAGCTGACTCCCTTTCAACCCTGACTCCAGATCCACATGAGGCTGATCCCCGGAATCTTCATTAATCCTCCCCCCCCCGCCTTCAAGTCTTGCAAAAAGAATAAGCCTTCAAGATCGCAAGCTGCGATTTTGAAGGCTTTGTTGTATAAGTTCTCTGTTTCAAGCACTGCTGTCCAGGTCACAGGCTCCCCATCTAATCAGCTAAATAATCGCGGGCAAAGATCAAAAACACGCTGGTGGTCCAGGTATAGCCGTTATCCCTAAGCGGGTGTCCGTCCAAAGCGCTGTAGTTCTCCGCAAAGCCGGCGCGAACGCAGTTGTCGCAAAACGTCCGGGCATTTTCCCGCGCTTCCTGTTCACGGCCGTTGATCCGCAAAATTTCGGACAGGATGTAGGCGAGCGGCGGCCAAACAGCGCCCCGCCAGTAGCCGTCCTCCACGAAATAAACGCTGTCCACGGCTTCGGAAGCAAAACCAAACGCGGTCTGGAAGCGCCCCGGCGAAAGCAGGTCCTCCAGCATGCTGCGCCGCAGTTCTTCCGGCAGCCTTTCGCCAAGCAGCAGCGGGACGAACAGCAGCAGGCTGTTCGAGCCGGTTCGGATGTTTTCCGGCACTTTTAACGCCGTAAAACGATCTCCTTCCACCAGAACATCCAGCATGGCCGCCAGCAGGCTGTCTGCTTTCGCGTTCCATTCGTCTGCCTCGTCCGGCTTTCCGAGCTGGAGCGCCATACGTTTCAGGAAATCCATCTGCAGGATCAGCCAGGTGCAAAGATCGGGTGATTGGATCGGCACGCCGGCTGCAAACGCCGTTCCGTTATCCCAGCCGGAATCGTTCCCGTGGTGGTACAGCGGCAGGCCGTCTTCACCGGTCCGGAAATCAAGCCACCAGCGGGTCAGCCGGGACACCGAGCCATACAAGGTTTCCAGAACCTCCTGCGGGGGAACTGCAAATTCCAGCATGCGGTCCAATATGAATCCTTGAACCGGCGGTTTTACAAAGCCGCGGATCAGCTTCCGGGCATTAAAGCAGTCCGGATAAGCCCCGTCTTCGTCCTGAACGTGCACCATCGCCAGAAACTGGTCGTAAGCGAGCTGCTCCCAGCCCTGGCACATCGCCAGCGCGTTAAACGCATAATCCCAGCTCCAGATGAAATTCATATACGATTTGGTCATAAGCATGGCAGGGGCTTTGACATACCCTTCCGGCTCCACGACCGAAGACCAGTTGATGTACAAAGCCAGCTCAGCTGCTTCCCTGTAAACCTCGGGCAGCTTCGGCATCTGCCCCAAAAATTGCGAAAATGCTTGTTCTTTCGCTGCCCGATTATCCTCGTAAGGGAGGTACGGTTTGGGCCGGTAAGTCAAATCGAACCGCTGAACTTGAAAATCGACGCGGCCGGTCTCATCCGGAACGATCCGCAGCCGGATCGCGTCATCCCCGGTCCCTCGCGGACTCCACACGGACTCATTGACCACCCGCCCGGCCCGGACAATCACCATGAGAGATGAGGTATCCCCTGCCAGCTCCCACAGATCCTCCCGCCGGTACACGGCGCGGTTGTATCCGCCGAGCTCCGCTTTCGTGATTTGCACCCCGCAGTTGCCGGTAAAATGGACGTTGTCGGCATCCTGATAGCAGAAACGGAGCTGCCGTTCTCCGGCGTTTAGCGTGCATTCGGCCGGTGTTCCGGTCGCTTCGTAAGGAAGCTCGGAACCCGACTCATCTTCCAGGAGCAGCGGATACATGTCCTGCCGCTCGAATTCCCCATGCAAAATGCGGAGGCAAACCTTTTGGCTGAAGGGGCTGTTTTGATCAAAAGGATAAGAAAAAGCCAAATAAGAGCCATAAGTACTGAACGACTGTTCGCGCAGATCAAACTTCATCGGCTTCAGCCCTTCGGCTTGGCGGATACGGTATGCGTTTCTCCCTCGGCAACCTGAACGGTAACAGAGGAGAACGTTTCGCCAAGCAGCGTAGTTACGGTCTGGGCGGGAACCGCCTCGCCGTTATGGTATAAAACATCGGCTTTCCCAGGAAAAGATGCCTTCCAAAGGAGCGTTTCCCCTTGCTCAAGGGTCAGTTCCGTTGATTCCTCTTTCAGGTGACGGACTTTGGCCGTGCGACCCAGGACGGGTACCCCGCTCACTTCCGCC
Encoded proteins:
- the murQ gene encoding N-acetylmuramic acid 6-phosphate etherase, which gives rise to MKEQLHMLATEQQNPNTRHIDRQPPEEMLRLINQEDHLVPQIIEQCIPEIAKAVVAIRDAFAAGGRLLYYGAGTSGRLGILDAAECPPTYGTPPEQIVGMIAGGQQAIQHAVEGAEDNEEAGRIDVEQMKVTALDVVVGISASGRTPYVVGAMKKASELGCTVVGIANNRNSVMKQIATIMIEAEVGPEAILGSTRMKAGTAQKLILNMLTTSSMILSGKVYDNLMVDMQPSNLKLVDRAKRLIALATGADDHTIEQAYEASGRNIKAAIVMIQSDSHPDQARTLLVQSGGFVEEAIRMARSEV
- a CDS encoding BadF/BadG/BcrA/BcrD ATPase family protein translates to MRHVIGIDGGGTKTELQVADLSGDTLITLGGGSSNVKAVGLKRVLEVVHLMLEEIYKKHGLLPKDCIGICLGLAGTEQQDERNVVASHVRHYFEKQGHTDIGIQVTNDAEIALAAAFGKNRGVMAISGTGSIVFGIASSGEHHRTGGWGHLLGDKGSGYEIGLSSLQAVMLSFDGVKPPTLLTPFILRKLGLSAPPELRSVMYQSHIEKKHIAELAEACIQAAEEQDTAALHILCTAAEDLAALTAALRRQDLSFSGVPQGVTGSIFKHSSLFLNFYKEQLEKHCGSVSIIQTEHRPVYGAVNLALRLKEGP
- a CDS encoding HAD family hydrolase, whose translation is MPKVKVGGQVYKIQAVLLDKDGTILDFVYTWARWGELLLARFSRELEARQLEPLVSGMLAGWGIRKNEQGAVSGYDRNGPLSMGTLEELLTLLAWEGFRRGLSWAEAKRLAARCRLEADTALEQEKAVRLLPGVLEFLENCREAGVPVGLVTSDETAAAVKHLDWLGISCYFSVCMGADQVQQSKPFPDMVEEACRRMGIRPETSVVIGDTNGDMMMGKAAGALAVGLDISGSPKGMSRGEFQEADWVIRSYSELEFLKEQVR
- a CDS encoding cation:proton antiporter, which gives rise to MDHLIFEIGLAVALIAVGGFLSGKLKFSVVPFYILIGMAVGPHAGQIWHLDFRFIESAPLIEFMGRIGVLFLLFYLGLEFSIGRLIKSGKSIAVGGTIYIVINFTLGLLFGWGAGFPLQETLVVAGITTISSSAIVAKVLVDLKRTANPETEMILGIIMFEDVFLAVYISILSGLVLSGSTTLGGVLLSALLALGFMLTLLIVGRKAVPLLNKWLNVSSNELFALIIFALLFIIAGFSETIHVAEAIGALLVGLILAETEHVHRIERLIIPFRDFFGAIFFFSFGLTIDPLALGGALWYSLGAVIVTLIGNFIAGMIAGRSAGLSAKASSNIGLTIVSRGEFSIIVANLGKAGGLLPLIQPFAALYVLILAILGPLLTKESKHVYKLLNRIFKWEKRNRTEEKAALGDEPAG
- a CDS encoding metallophosphoesterase family protein, encoding MIDRTNHPAGADGGPLLSFQVITDTHVTEDPGHTYNKNLERALLDIAEQAPDTDGIMHVGDVTDHGSPLEYEEWQRIWRRHAGTLPLPISTTGNHDVGLGIGVWPDRLDKFLAATAMPGPYHDHWIKGHHFIFLGTEKGLMTFCSLSAEQLEWLDLKLEEQAEEGKPVFVFLHQPLMNTTSGSYEAQEWYGVTEDQELKAVLAKHPQVILFTGHTHWEMEAPNCHFDGGSGQLPHMLNAASVAYLWTDEDEHKAGSQGFFVEVYPDHVRVKGRDFAAGQWIEAAQYRVDTGSKIKM
- a CDS encoding cation:proton antiporter regulatory subunit, producing MNLKETDLPGIGKKFVIATRSGDKLVIIVHDDGRRELYHFNHDDADESISMVTLDDDEARHISAIVGGITYKPKALETIEVALDDLIIEWYRIESGFKCIGLSIGELNVRQQSGATIIALIDPKKGKTINPGPDVVITEGTLLVALGERQHQKQLRQVLLNGGG
- a CDS encoding DMT family transporter; this translates as MGWLFLLLAIVLELSGTLSMKLSNGFARWIPSMLMFIFYGASFTFLNYALKYMKISIVYATWSGIGIVLISLAGVIVFQEKLPLSAMLWIIIIVVGIVGLNMSIKGG